In Leishmania mexicana MHOM/GT/2001/U1103 complete genome, chromosome 13, the following proteins share a genomic window:
- a CDS encoding alpha tubulin codes for MGLMRTDTHVHAPPSSRSAALLLLLLPCAGRLPRVSSPHLALSLLSSPLPSPPLLADTQHARCTHAHAHRNPRSSSLSFFEQTPLNRLLTPLPSFSAMREAICIHIGQAGCQVGNACWELFCLEHGIQPDGSMPSDKCIGVEDDAFNTFFSETGAGKHVPRCIFLDLEPTVVDEVRTGTYRQLFNPEQLVSGKEDAANNYARGHYTIGKEIVDLALDRIRKLADNCTGLQGFMVFHAVGGGTGSGLGALLLERLSVDYGKKSKLGYTVYPSPQVSTAVVEPYNCVLSTHSLLEHTDVATMLDNEAIYDLTRRSLDIERPSYTNVNRLIGQVVSSLTASLRFDGALNVDLTEFQTNLVPYPRIHFVLTSYAPVVSAEKAYHEQLSVADITNSVFEPAGMLTKCDPRHGKYMSCCLMYRGDVVPKDVNAAIATIKTKRTIQFVDWCPTGFKCGINYQPPTVVPGGDLAKVQRAVCMIANSTAIAEVFARIDHKFDLMYSKRAFVHWYVGEGMEEGEFSEAREDLAALEKDYEEVGAESADDMGEEDVEEY; via the coding sequence ATGGGGCtcatgcgcacagacacgcacgtgcacgctcCTCCGTCTTCACGGAGCGcggccctgctgctgctgctgctgccctgtGCCGGACGTCTGCCACGCGTTTCTTCCCCACACCTTGctctttccctcctctcctctcccctcccctcccctcccctcctggCGGACACACAACATGCgcgatgcacacacgcgcacgcccacCGAAACCCACGCAGCTCTTCGCTCTCGTTCTTCGAACAAACACCTTTAAACCGCCTTCTaacccctcttccctctttttcAGCCATGCGTGAGGCTATCTGCATCCACATTGGCCAGGCCGGCTGCCAGGTCGGTAACGCGTGCTGGGAGCTGTTCTGCCTCGAGCACGGCATCCAGCCCGATGGCTCCATGCCCTCTGACAAGTGCATTGGCGTTGAGGATGACGCGTTCAACACGTTCTTCTCGGAGACTGGTGCTGGCAAGCACGTTCCTCGCTGCATCTTCCTGGACCTCGAGCCTACGGTCGTGGATGAGGTGCGCACCGGCACGTACCGCCAGCTGTTCAACCCCGAGCAGCTGGTGTCTGGCAAGGAGGATGCGGCGAACAACTACGCTCGTGGCCACTACACGATCGGCAAGGAGATCGTCGACCTTGCGCTGGACCGCATTCGCAAGCTGGCGGACAACTGCACTGGTCTCCAGGGCTTTATGGTGTTCCACGCTGTgggtggcggcaccggctctggcctcggtgcgctgctgctggagcgcctgTCTGTGGACTACGGCAAGAAGTCCAAGCTTGGGTACACCGTGTACCCGAGCCCGCAGGTGTCGACTGCCGTCGTGGAGCCGTACAACTGCGTGCTGTCGACGCACTCGCTGCTCGAGCACACCGATGTTGCGACGATGCTGGACAACGAGGCCATCTACGACCTCACTCGCCGTTCTCTCGACATTGAGCGCCCGTCGTACACGAACGTGAACCGCCTGATCGGCCAGGTGGTGTCGTCTCtgacggcgtcgctgcgcttCGATGGTGCGCTGAACGTGGACCTGACGGAGTTCCAGACGAACCTTGTGCCGTACCCGCGCATCCACTTCGTGCTGACGAGCTACGCCCCGGTGGTGTCTGCCGAGAAGGCGTACCACGAGCAGCTGTCCGTCGCGGACATCACGAACTCGGTGTTTGAGCCTGCCGGCATGCTGACCAAGTGCGATCCTCGCCACGGCAAGTACATGTCGTGCTGCCTCATGTACCGCGGTGATGTCGTGCCGAAGGATGTCAACGCCGCGATTGCGACGATCAAGACGAAGCGGACAATTCAGTTCGTGGACTGGTGCCCGACTGGCTTCAAGTGCGGCATCAACTACCAGCCGCCGACCGTTGTGCCCGGCGGTGACCTCGCGaaggtgcagcgcgccgtgTGCATGATTGCCAACTCGACCGCGATCGCTGAGGTGTTTGCCCGCATCGACCACAAGTTCGATCTGATGTACAGCAAGCGCGCGTTCGTGCACTGGTACGTGGGTGAGGGcatggaggagggcgagttctccgaggcgcgcgaggatctcgctgcgctggagaagGACTACGAGGAGGTTGGCGCCGAATCCGCCGACGACATGGGTGAGGAGGACGTCGAGGAGTACTAA